Below is a genomic region from Candidatus Ozemobacteraceae bacterium.
TTGTATTCCTCTTCCAGATTCTTGATCTCTTCTTCGAGCTGGGGAATCCGAGTATCGAGCTGGTCTCGCTGCTGGGTGAGCTGAGCATACTTCGCGGCCCGGCTCTGGCTTTCCTCGTGCTGGGCTGCAAGCCGCTCCTGGCGCTCCATTTCGGACCAGCCCCGGAGTCGCTCGTCGCGCATCTGGGCGGTGATCTCGTCGCTCGTCCGCTGGGTCGCTTCCTGCATGGCTCTCAGTCGTTCGATGAGATTCGACGTCCTGGATTTGACTTTCTCGTCTGTTGCCAGCTCGAGAACTTTCTCGTAACACCCGATTGCCTTCGCCATGTCGGCATAGCAGACAGCGCTGACGAAGCCCATTCCCTCGAGAGCCTCGATATTTTCGGGACTGTCTTTCAGCTTCTTTTCGTACTTTGCACGCAACAGCCCGATCAGGCCGTCGTCGTCCTCCCCGAGGATCCCCCGGTTCATCCGGATCGCCTTTTCGTAGGTGACCAGCGCTTCTTCGGATTTCCCGGAAGCTTTCTCCCGAATCGCCTGCTTGTAGAGGATCTTCGCGTCTTCGAGGGTTTCGTCTTCGGCGCGACAGGCGCACATGCACAGGCAGATGGCCGCCAGCACCAAAGGCAGTATCACAACCAGCCGCATGCGGCGCGGAATGAACCTTCTCACCATGCACCTCCCGGCTTTCATGGGGGTAGTATTTTCACTCTAACACAGCATGCAGGTGAACGACAAGAAATCCCCGGATCGGCAGGGCAAGCGCATGACATTCTTTGCATCGTGACTGTTTTCCGCTCATGCCGAGCCTGTCGCAGCACGAGTGACGTTCACCTTTCTACAAGCTCAGGGTGAACGGATATGCGATTGTGTATCACTCGAACTCGGCGTTCTGCAACGGCGGTTGCGAAAACAGATGCGCTCGCCCTGAGAGTCGGCTTTTGCCATGGTTGCACCGCAACTATTCATAGATTACATTGATAGGGAACATAGAACTATTCCCCCGCCATCCGGGAACCCGTGGCAGATATCACTTTTCAGGAACGTGAGAAGGATGCAGAGAAGCGAGTTTCCCACTTCCGACGCTCTCGACTGGGCTCCATGGCTTCTCCCCGTCGTCGCCATGGGGATTCTGATTTTCTTCTTTGCGTTCAGTGAAAGCACGGCCCCGGGACCTTTTTCGAGAAAGGCTCCCCTTCCGAAGGGAACGGTCTTCGACGCGGTCACGCGCCGCCCCCGGACGCCAGCCTACAAGCGCGCCGACCAGGAGTTTCGCATGGGGGAAATCTATCGCCAGCGCCGCGAGTATTCCGGTGCTCTCCAGCTGTATCGAAGCGCCCTGTCCTTCTACCCGGAACATCTCGAAGCCCGGGACCGCGAAGGGTTTTGCCTCTGGAAACTCGGCGATCTTTCCGCCGCCGAAACCTCGTTCAGGCGCGCCCTTGAGATCGATCCCGCGTTTTACCGGAGCCACTTTTATCTCGGCCGCATCCTGGCAAAGAGCGGCCGTTGGAAGGAAGCCGTCGGGGCGATGAGTCAGGCATGGCACAAGTCCCCGAAGCGTGACTTTTTCGTGGGTTACGAATACGCACAGTTATTATATCAACTCGGTTATTTTCCGGAAGCTCTCGAGATTCTCGGCGAGCTCCGCGAGCGTTTTCCCTCGAACGCGCAGGCCGAGATCCTGCGCATGAAAATCACGCAGGCAGAGGGCCGACCATGAACCGTCGCGGAATCTCGCTTCTCGAAGTCACCGTAGCGATGGGCGTTCTCGCCCTTTGTCTCATTCCCGTCATGCAGATGGTCGGCACGAGCAGCCAGGCGGTCAAGAAAAGTCAGAATCTCCGCTTTGCAGCAAGCCTCGCACATAAGATCGCCCAGCACTTGCTCTCGATGCCCTACGACGAGATCGTCGACACACCCGAGCTCGTCATCGCCGGCGGGCCTGCCGACGGGATCTTCAATCCCTTTTCCAACCCGGGGACAACCCAGGCCAGCGCCCTGCAGCTGACCGAAGCCCACCTTCCCGAGCTCGCGGCGGTGTTCCGCAAATTCAATTTCCGGTATCAGCTCCAGGTATCCGGGACCCAGCCGAAGGACGTGGAAATCCGGATCCGCTGGGATGAATCCTCCCGTATCCTCGAGTATCCCCTGAGGGTGTATGTCGCGCGACACTGACCGCATGCTTCGCCGGGGCGCCACCTTCGTCGAAATTCTTGTCGGGGCGGCGATTTTCGCCGTCATCATGGGCATCGTCGGGAGCTGGTTCTTCGCCCAGAAACGCCAGCAGGAGCAGTTCCTCAGAATCACGGAGAGCCAGGACCGCATGCAGCAGGCGCTCTGGAAGATCATCCAGGAAGTGAAGACGGGCCGGCAGATCATCTGGCCGCGCCTGAATGCTGACAAGTCGCCCCGCACAGATTCGCGAATGGTGTTCAAGAATTTCCGGGGCGAGATCGCCGCCTATTATTATGTTCCCTCGGCGCGCGAAATCCGCCGGTGCCTGATTCCCAACGGGCCGGGGCTGCCTGTGGTCGACCCGACGCCGATCGGCCGCGGCATCGACGGCGCGAGTTTCACGGTCATGGCCGTCGACAACAAACTCATCTCCGTCAATCTGTCGGCGAACAGGCTACATTTCGTGGACGCGGTGAGGCTCGTCAATGAATAGACGCGGCATCGCCCTGATGGTCGTTCTCGGTCTGCTGGCCGTGATGGGCCCTCTCGTCTTCTTTCTGTCGAGCTTCGGCAGTTCGCAGACGCGACAGGCGGTTCATTACCACGAGCGGCTCTCGACGGAAGCGGTCGCTTGGTCGGCGATCGAGGCCGGTATCGCGAACCTGCAGGGCGGCGGCGGCGCGGGAACGTACAACGGCACCATCCAGGGCCTTCAGATGACGTATTCCCTGAACCCGACCGGGATGGGAATGGCTTCCCAGACGCTGTATAACGTGTTCGGCCGGTCGACCTCACCGGGCCAGCAGTATGCGTTTCTCGTCAACTGCGAGCAGTATCCTGTCAGCCCGCCGACTCCGGGCAACCTCGTGATCCCGCACCACTTTTGGGGAACGCTCCAACCCTTCGATATCACCTACGCTCCTGACTGTCTGAGCATGGAAAACGCCCGGGGTGTTGATCTCCTGGCCCTCGAACAGACGCGTGCCTACGAACTGGGAACGACCCAGATCGCCTACCGGGCAGAGATGACCGCCAAGCAGGCCCAGCTTCCCGCCGAACTTGCCGCGATCTGGCCATCTGTCACTGACGTCCTGGTGGCCCAGAAGTCCTGCCCCAACCCCTGAACCTTGGAATAATATGTCATACTTAAGAAGAGTAGTTGTAAGAGGAGGTTCTCCATGCGTCGCTCAACTGCGTTTCTGATGCCCTTGGTGCTCTGCGGTCTCCTCGGACTGGCCCGACCAGCATCCGTTTCGGCACTGGAGCCTATTTCAACGTTTGAGTCCCTGACCACGAAGTACCGCAACGCATACGCTGAGTATCTGCAGGCGAAAATGTCAAAGGATCCGTCCGCGCCCGACAAGCTGAAAAAATACCGGGAAGCCTACGACGAGTATCTCCAGGCCCTCAAGCGCGACCTGATCGACCCGCGCGACGCCTCTGGCTCGTATGCCCGCCTCAGCGCAGAAACCGGCACCGGCACAGGGACCGGAACGGGCACGGGACCGGGAACAGGCACGGGCACCGGTTCAGGAACCGGCGGCGGAAAGGGCGTCAGTCTGAACTCCGGCACGGGCACCGGCACCGGCGGTGACGGCGATGCCGGCACTGGAACCGGGTCAGGAACCGGCATAGGTACAGGAAGCGGAACGGGAAGCGGGACGGGCATCCCGCCTGAACCCGGTGATGGCGAGGGGACGGGTTTGGGCACGGGAACCGGCGGCGGCAAGGGCGGAGATACGAACAGCCAGGATCTCTGATACGGATGACTGACCAATGACCCGAAAAGGCGCACCAACCCTCCCCCGCATGGCATTGGGAGGGCTCATTCTCGGCCTGTTTCTCGCGCTCTGGCTCGGACAGAGCATCTTTCGGGCGATCGACACGCGGCTCCAGGATTTCTGGGTCCGCGTCCGCATCGCCGCGGGCTCACCGACGAAACACCCGTGGGTGTCGAAACTGCGCCCGCTCCTTCCCGCCGAGGCGCCCAACCCGGGAATCGTCCTCGTTCTCCTCGACGAGCAGACCTACCTGGGCATGCCCGAACCGACGCCCTGGCACCGCGAGCGCGTCTGGGCGAACGGGCTACGGTATATTTCCCAGGGCAAGCCGCGCGCCATCGGCGTCGATGTGTTCTTTGCCCAGAACGCAGCCTACGACCCGCGCCAGGATCAGGCGATCGCCGACGCCTGCCGCGAGGCCGGCAACGTCGTCATGATGGGGTACCG
It encodes:
- a CDS encoding tetratricopeptide repeat protein, coding for MQRSEFPTSDALDWAPWLLPVVAMGILIFFFAFSESTAPGPFSRKAPLPKGTVFDAVTRRPRTPAYKRADQEFRMGEIYRQRREYSGALQLYRSALSFYPEHLEARDREGFCLWKLGDLSAAETSFRRALEIDPAFYRSHFYLGRILAKSGRWKEAVGAMSQAWHKSPKRDFFVGYEYAQLLYQLGYFPEALEILGELRERFPSNAQAEILRMKITQAEGRP